A section of the Glandiceps talaboti chromosome 8, keGlaTala1.1, whole genome shotgun sequence genome encodes:
- the LOC144438811 gene encoding E3 ubiquitin-protein ligase RNF14-like — MESTDREEQEDELLVLASIYEDDDVFIAGEDNNGGQFNAKLQMPDPFHLELVGPLPPQLPTKGVKVLQDDDHTLYPVKYLPPIVLNFQYPTDYPSCSAPSFTLSCKWLSVHQLSKLCKKLDTIWKENEGQVILYMWTQFLSEEAIDFLQLKSPLEIVLLNNKEGNKETDAPKSSTKHDGNHGNADMDCRAVQDIGSQGLLLITLIEYNHLEQQRVFNSALFTCNVCFNEKLGVSCINFQGCDHVYCKECMKEYFKVQINDGNVKGLSCPDTDCDSQAMPSQVFDLVGEDLFARYDRLLLQTTLDGMADIVYCPRRSCECAVMLEKDTNMGVCPKCHFAFCTFCKLVYHGLSPCQIKKGERTKLRDEYENGDQAHRNFLEKRYGKSVLKQCLEESYSEEWLESHSKTCPNCGTHIQKIDGCNKMTCTKCRAYFCWLCSSLVSRNNPYSHFNVPGSQCFNQLFQGMENIEDDDDEEDGWQPRWWFA; from the exons ATGGAATCAACTGATAGAGAAGAACAAGAAGATGAGTTGCTAGTGTTGGCAAGTATCTATGAAGATGATGACGTCTTTATAGCTGGGGAAGACAACAATGGTGGACAATTCAATGCCAAGCTTCAAATGCCCGATCCGTTTCATCTAGAACTGGTTGGTCCATTACCACCACAGTTACCAACCAAAG gtgtgaaagtactaCAAGATGATGATCATACCCTGTACCCTGTCAAGTATTTACCTCCCATAGTTCTCAATTTCCAGTATCCGACAGATTACCCATCATGCAGTGCACCCTCATTTACCCTGTCATGCAAATGGCTAAGTGTTCACCAG TTGTCCAAGCTGTGTAAAAAACTTGACACCATCTGGAAGGAGAACGAAGGACAAGTTATTCTCTACATGTGGACTCAGTTTTTATCAGAAGAAGCCATTGACTTTTTACAACTCAAATCTCCCTTAGAAATAGTATTACTGAACAACAAGGAAGGGAATAAAGAAACTGACGCTCCTAAAAGTAGCACAAAACATGATGGAAACCATGGCAACGCAGACATGGACTGCCGTGCTGTGCAAGATATCGGTTCACAGGGATTACTATTGATAACACTTATTGAATACAATCACTTAGAACAACAACGAGTTTTCAACTCGGCACTTTTCACCTGCAATGTTTGTTTCAATGAGAAACTTGGAGTCAGTTGTATCAACTTTCAAGGGTGTGACCATGTCTATTGTAAAGAGTGTATGAAGGAGTATTTCAAGGTACAGATAAATGACGGTAACGTGAAAGGTCTGAGTTGTCCGGATACAGATTGCGACTCTCAAGCCATGCCCTCACAG GTTTTTGACTTGGTTGGTGAAGACTTATTTGCAAGATACGATAGACTGTTGTTACAAACCACCCTAGATGGAATGGCAGACATAGTCTACTGCCCTCGACGGAGTTGTGAGTGTGCTGTCATGTTGGAAAAAGATACAAACATGGGAGTTTGTCCAAAATGTCATTttgcattttgtacattttgtaaactgGTCTACCATGGTCTATCACCTTGTCAGATAAAGAAAG GAGAACGGACCAAGTTACGCGACGAATATGAGAATGGTGACCAAGCACACAGGAACTTCTTGGAGAAACGTTACGGTAAAAGTGTTTTGAAGCAGTGTCTTGAAGAGTCTTACAGTGAAGAATGGCTTGAAAGCCACAGCAAGACATGTCCCAACTGTGGAACTCACATACAG AAAATTGATGGCTGTAACAAGATGACTTGCACTAAATGTCGTGCCTATTTCTGCTGGTTGTGTAGTTCATTAGTGTCACGTAATAACCCATACAGTCATTTTAATGTCCCTGGATCACAATGTTTCAACCAACTTTTCCAAGGAATGGAAAATatagaagatgatgatgatgaagaagatggCTGGCAACCAAGATGGTGGTTTGCTTAA